One genomic region from Anopheles bellator chromosome 2, idAnoBellAS_SP24_06.2, whole genome shotgun sequence encodes:
- the LOC131207509 gene encoding uncharacterized protein LOC131207509, with amino-acid sequence MFQSVVFVLVLALVIDTSLAVVKFENLMYELNKDYMHGKVYIKNQNDKYTFTADVQVTKKIEGSVMVTPILQHLIKGEYQTVVNIDLDTCKVDPTMSENSIVRAIAKESTRFINFSLMCPYNPGHYLLDDFTLDSDSPLLKLLTSGKYRMQLSANHFPTPAATPAQLFTYSIDFELYPTTA; translated from the exons ATGTTCCAGTCAGTCGTCTTCGTCctggtgctggcgctggtgatTGACACG AGCTTGGCCGTGGTGaagtttgaaaatttaatgtaCGAGTTGAACAAGGACTACATGCACGGAAAGGTGTACATCAAGAACCAGAACGACAAATACACGTTCACCGCCGACGTTCAGGTGACGAAGAAGATCGAGGGTAGCGTCATG GTTACTCCGATTTTGCAGCATCTGATCAAAGGCGAGTACCAGACGGTGGTAAACATTGACCTGGACACCTGTAAAGTCGACCCCACAATGTCGGAGAACAGCATTGTACGTGCGATTGCAAAGGAATCGACACGGTTCATCAATTTCTCACTAATGTGTCCCTACAACCCG GGACACTATTTGTTGGATGATTTTACACTCGACTCCGACAGCCCGTTGCTGAAGCTGCTTACAAGTGGTAAATATCGAATGCAGCTCTCGGCCAACCACTTCCCGACTCCAGCTGCAACACCGGCCCAACTGTTTACGTATTCGATTGATTTCGAACTGTATCCAACGACAGCCTAA